The Pirellulaceae bacterium genome includes a region encoding these proteins:
- a CDS encoding cytochrome C oxidase subunit IV family protein → MSENQSDHANAEHEHEHEEHHGGYKTYIAVFVGLIVLTILSFWIGNSDIKNQSPAAAWAGMMAVSCAKAMLVILFFMHLKWEANWKYVLTIPAMIMSIFLVCMLIPDVGMRTLRYSEERMVHAAHPVTHDDHGDDHGDDQQDEHHDGETH, encoded by the coding sequence ATGTCAGAAAATCAATCCGATCACGCCAACGCTGAACATGAGCACGAACACGAGGAACATCACGGTGGTTACAAGACGTACATAGCCGTTTTTGTGGGCTTGATTGTGCTGACTATCCTATCCTTCTGGATTGGGAATTCAGATATCAAGAATCAGTCGCCGGCGGCTGCCTGGGCTGGCATGATGGCCGTTTCCTGTGCGAAGGCGATGTTGGTGATCCTGTTCTTCATGCATTTGAAATGGGAGGCCAACTGGAAATACGTGCTGACGATCCCGGCCATGATCATGTCGATTTTTCTCGTCTGTATGCTAATTCCGGACGTCGGGATGCGAACGCTACGTTACAGCGAAGAGCGAATGGTGCACGCGGCCCATCCTGTCACGCATGATGACCACGGCGATGACCACGGCGATGACCAGCAAGATGAGCATCACGATGGCGAGACGCACTAG
- a CDS encoding cytochrome c oxidase subunit 3: MTDVDHHDQEEHGDGHGHIHLQYQPALPLSNGKLCMWLFLSTEIMFFAALIGSYIVIRFGAPAWPTPEEMHLSEPIGAFNTFVLICSSVTVVLALEGAKAGRKGQAKIFLILTFLLGSLFLGVKAYEYRSKFAHGIYPQLPRSLMYEKPDVYYAAAVHKSLQTTQDELTAAIQAKRAAGEEVPKLDEERLAHVTELGMGLARWTEKEAAYGNTEAIAQLAALVYPSHGAGPAQEPLKTERDQMAARKRDLEQQRTKLQQEQTALQQKLADEKATDADTARLEAINSELIVLPEQLDLVSSRVKSFDFLLNVKESDHGLLGLNERFSKNETTGKKLGKPWLILPFMVPGANMWAATYFLMTGFHALHVLVGLVIFAIAMPMNLDASRSVYLENAGLYWHFVDLVWIFLFPLLYLF; encoded by the coding sequence ATGACAGACGTTGATCACCACGATCAAGAAGAACATGGCGACGGTCATGGTCACATTCATTTGCAATACCAGCCAGCGCTTCCGCTGTCGAACGGCAAGCTCTGTATGTGGTTATTTCTTTCGACAGAGATTATGTTTTTTGCAGCGCTGATCGGTAGCTATATCGTGATTCGATTTGGTGCTCCGGCCTGGCCGACTCCCGAGGAGATGCATCTGAGTGAGCCCATCGGTGCGTTCAATACGTTTGTGTTGATCTGTTCGAGTGTGACGGTCGTGCTTGCGTTAGAAGGCGCCAAGGCGGGTCGCAAAGGACAAGCCAAAATCTTCTTGATTTTGACTTTCTTATTGGGCAGTCTTTTTCTAGGAGTGAAGGCCTACGAATACCGCTCCAAATTTGCTCACGGAATCTATCCACAGTTGCCTCGCAGCTTGATGTATGAGAAACCCGACGTCTATTATGCGGCTGCAGTTCATAAATCATTGCAGACGACCCAGGATGAGCTCACGGCTGCAATTCAGGCCAAACGTGCTGCGGGCGAAGAGGTGCCAAAGCTGGATGAGGAGCGACTTGCGCACGTCACCGAACTTGGCATGGGCTTGGCACGCTGGACGGAGAAAGAAGCTGCTTACGGAAACACAGAGGCGATCGCTCAACTGGCTGCCTTGGTCTATCCATCGCACGGGGCAGGGCCAGCTCAAGAGCCTCTCAAAACTGAACGCGATCAAATGGCGGCTCGTAAGCGGGATTTGGAGCAACAGCGAACGAAGCTGCAGCAAGAGCAAACTGCATTACAGCAAAAGCTGGCGGATGAAAAAGCAACCGATGCGGACACGGCTCGTCTGGAGGCGATCAATTCAGAATTGATTGTCTTACCCGAACAGCTCGACCTTGTGAGCAGCCGTGTGAAATCGTTTGATTTTCTGCTCAACGTCAAAGAATCCGATCATGGTCTGCTCGGCTTAAACGAGCGGTTTTCGAAAAACGAAACAACGGGCAAGAAACTGGGGAAGCCCTGGTTGATTTTGCCGTTCATGGTTCCGGGAGCGAATATGTGGGCCGCAACCTACTTTTTGATGACCGGTTTTCATGCCCTTCACGTACTTGTTGGCTTGGTTATTTTCGCGATTGCGATGCCAATGAATTTGGATGCATCCCGATCGGTTTACTTGGAGAATGCCGGGCTCTATTGGCACTTTGTTGACTTGGTTTGGATCTTCCTGTTTCCGCTGCTCTACCTTTTCTAA
- the cyoE gene encoding heme o synthase, which produces MSTSSVMTVTDQRTGTWLGLAADYVELTKPRILLMVLITVGIAGLAATRGQVSVLQLLNAVVATGLVAASASTMNQWMERSSDARMARTANRPLPSGRLSSTQVIVFGLLTGVAGLSYLAIACGGVPTAFAALTWFLYVCVYTPMKTRTWLNTAVGAIPGALPVLIGWTATGSSLDSRAWTLFFLVFLWQFPHFMAIAWLYRKQYAEAKMPMLPVVDATGRSAGLHAVVGAVLMLLVSLYPFEIWQTSPTYLIASLFLGSAMVVFAIRFSCHRNDLTARRLLRVSLVYLPIQLALATILNLGLI; this is translated from the coding sequence GTGAGTACGTCATCTGTGATGACCGTAACCGATCAGAGAACTGGTACGTGGCTTGGCTTGGCGGCCGATTACGTCGAATTGACCAAGCCTCGCATTCTCTTGATGGTATTAATCACCGTTGGGATAGCCGGTTTAGCGGCCACGCGGGGTCAGGTCAGTGTGCTGCAACTGTTGAATGCGGTTGTGGCTACAGGGTTGGTGGCAGCGAGCGCCAGTACGATGAACCAGTGGATGGAACGATCATCCGACGCACGGATGGCGCGAACCGCGAATCGACCGCTGCCGTCGGGTCGTCTAAGTTCTACGCAGGTGATCGTGTTCGGCCTACTCACGGGGGTCGCAGGATTGTCCTACTTGGCAATCGCCTGCGGCGGCGTGCCGACCGCTTTTGCGGCGCTCACTTGGTTTCTTTACGTCTGTGTCTACACGCCGATGAAGACACGGACTTGGCTAAATACGGCCGTAGGAGCAATTCCTGGGGCACTGCCTGTTCTGATTGGCTGGACCGCGACGGGGTCGAGTCTGGATTCGCGAGCTTGGACGCTGTTTTTTCTCGTCTTCCTTTGGCAATTTCCGCACTTTATGGCGATCGCTTGGTTGTACCGAAAGCAATATGCTGAAGCGAAAATGCCGATGCTCCCCGTGGTTGACGCAACCGGTCGGAGTGCGGGCCTGCATGCGGTTGTCGGGGCAGTGTTGATGCTGTTGGTGAGCCTCTATCCATTTGAAATTTGGCAGACGTCTCCGACTTATCTGATCGCTTCCCTGTTTTTGGGAAGCGCGATGGTTGTTTTTGCGATACGCTTTTCCTGTCATCGCAATGATCTAACAGCCCGTCGATTGTTGCGTGTGTCCCTCGTCTACCTACCGATTCAACTGGCTCTGGCAACCATCCTGAACCTGGGATTGATATAA
- a CDS encoding COX15/CtaA family protein: MKSPSQFDSYSRWPHRLAVMLVCATFPLIWVGGLVTTYDAGMAVPDWPATYGYNLFLYPLSTWLGGPWDLFIEHGHRLLASAVGLLTIVFAVVVWRNESRRWVRWWSIVCLGLVISQGLLGGARVVFDEVLLARLHGCLGPAFFASCVVAASITSKWWRHAQPLDGTAIHRFRRLALVLLVLSYAQLVLGAHLRHMPAHWAPSTFLLLVSAHLLLAVGLLIYSGSELVFCLRSERLKATGLLTRPAMLLAFMVVAQILLGVGTWSVKYAYPRWLPGGSFFDKYTVQAESMVQAVTVTGHVAMGSLILALATVVAVRSSRLCFTAKTIAVTAGSRQMLECVA, from the coding sequence GTGAAATCTCCCAGTCAATTCGATAGTTACTCCCGCTGGCCTCACCGCCTTGCTGTGATGCTCGTTTGCGCAACCTTTCCGCTGATTTGGGTTGGTGGGCTCGTCACGACTTATGATGCGGGGATGGCTGTGCCTGATTGGCCTGCCACTTACGGTTACAACCTTTTCCTCTATCCACTCAGCACCTGGTTGGGTGGTCCCTGGGATTTGTTCATCGAGCACGGGCACCGCTTGCTCGCCTCGGCCGTTGGGCTGCTGACGATCGTTTTTGCGGTCGTGGTGTGGCGAAATGAAAGCCGCCGTTGGGTTCGGTGGTGGTCGATCGTTTGTTTGGGCTTGGTGATTTCGCAGGGCCTGCTGGGCGGGGCTCGAGTCGTATTCGACGAAGTCTTGCTCGCACGATTGCATGGTTGTTTGGGTCCGGCATTTTTCGCGAGCTGTGTCGTGGCCGCATCGATCACATCCAAATGGTGGCGGCATGCTCAGCCCTTAGACGGTACCGCGATTCACAGATTTCGTCGTTTGGCACTCGTGCTTCTTGTTTTGTCTTATGCACAATTGGTGTTAGGCGCCCATCTGCGACACATGCCCGCTCACTGGGCACCCTCAACGTTCTTGCTGTTGGTTTCGGCCCATTTGTTGCTGGCGGTCGGCTTGCTGATTTACAGTGGGTCGGAGCTGGTTTTCTGCTTGCGGTCTGAGCGTTTGAAGGCCACGGGGCTATTGACTAGGCCGGCGATGCTGCTGGCCTTCATGGTCGTTGCACAAATCCTTTTAGGGGTCGGCACTTGGTCTGTTAAATATGCCTATCCCCGTTGGCTCCCTGGTGGTTCATTTTTTGACAAGTACACGGTGCAGGCAGAAAGCATGGTGCAAGCCGTCACGGTGACGGGCCACGTGGCGATGGGTTCGTTGATTTTGGCGTTGGCGACGGTCGTCGCCGTCAGGAGTTCCCGACTGTGTTTTACGGCGAAAACAATCGCCGTCACCGCCGGTTCGCGGCAGATGTTGGAGTGTGTGGCGTGA
- a CDS encoding cbb3-type cytochrome c oxidase subunit I, translated as MNSNEAHHQEMTFSTFIWTYVFSRDHKIIGLQFLFSTLLWFLIGGLLALGIRWQLAYPWSDMPIIGSMLFAGEGGQISPEFYTVLFTMHATVMIFFVIIPILAGAFGNFLIPLMIGADDMAFPTLNMLSYWFMWPAFICVGASFFVPGHGASSGWTSYPPLSDVTSASPGSGTAQTLWLLGVTFVGVSSMMGSVNYMTTIIQMRAPGMTMFRMPLTIWSMFITAILQAFALPVLTAAGFMQLADRTIGTGFFLPEGLVVNNSVAASGGGQPLLWQHLFWFYSHPAVYIMILPAMGMVSDIIACFARKPVFGYKPMVYSISAIAGLGFIVWGHHMFISGMNPILGMTFMVSTMMIALPSAVKVFNWLGTVWGGQVQFTTPMLFALSFVSMFIIGGLSGIFMAATPVDIFIHDTYFIVAHFHYVLFGGTAMAVFGAIYFWYPKMFGRMMNEPLGKLHFFLTFIFLNGTFFTMHILGAVGFPRRLADPYHYETFRHLMSMNRFMTWCAILMVLSQVVFAWNFIYSMFFGKAVGRNPWHANTLEWMAPSPPGHGNFDFQPVVYRGPYEYGSPETDQDYYPQTQPPPSTA; from the coding sequence ATGAATAGCAACGAAGCTCATCATCAAGAAATGACGTTCAGCACGTTCATCTGGACTTATGTCTTCTCGCGGGATCATAAGATTATTGGATTGCAGTTTCTCTTTTCAACGCTGCTCTGGTTCCTAATCGGAGGCCTGCTGGCTCTCGGTATTCGCTGGCAACTTGCCTATCCCTGGTCGGACATGCCGATCATCGGAAGCATGCTGTTTGCCGGCGAGGGTGGCCAGATCAGCCCTGAGTTCTACACGGTGCTGTTCACGATGCACGCAACCGTCATGATCTTTTTTGTGATCATTCCGATTCTGGCCGGTGCTTTCGGTAACTTCCTGATCCCCCTGATGATCGGGGCCGATGATATGGCCTTTCCCACACTCAATATGCTCAGTTATTGGTTTATGTGGCCAGCCTTTATTTGTGTCGGTGCCAGCTTCTTTGTGCCCGGGCATGGAGCTTCTTCGGGGTGGACCTCTTATCCGCCGTTGTCGGATGTGACGTCCGCGTCACCGGGTAGTGGAACGGCACAAACGTTGTGGTTGCTCGGGGTCACATTCGTCGGGGTCTCATCCATGATGGGGTCGGTCAATTACATGACCACGATCATCCAGATGAGAGCTCCCGGTATGACCATGTTCCGAATGCCTCTGACGATTTGGAGTATGTTCATCACCGCCATTTTGCAGGCGTTCGCCTTGCCTGTTCTGACCGCTGCAGGATTTATGCAGTTGGCGGATCGTACAATCGGAACCGGTTTCTTTCTGCCAGAAGGTCTGGTTGTGAACAACTCAGTGGCCGCATCCGGTGGTGGCCAACCGCTGTTATGGCAGCATCTGTTCTGGTTCTACTCCCATCCGGCTGTTTACATCATGATCTTACCGGCAATGGGCATGGTGTCCGACATCATTGCCTGTTTTGCTCGAAAGCCAGTCTTCGGCTACAAGCCGATGGTTTACTCCATATCTGCGATTGCCGGTCTAGGCTTCATTGTCTGGGGTCACCATATGTTTATCTCCGGAATGAATCCGATCTTGGGCATGACCTTCATGGTCTCCACGATGATGATCGCTCTGCCCAGTGCTGTGAAAGTCTTCAACTGGCTAGGTACTGTTTGGGGTGGACAGGTGCAGTTTACAACCCCCATGTTGTTCGCGTTGTCGTTTGTGTCGATGTTTATCATTGGTGGATTGTCGGGGATCTTCATGGCTGCCACGCCGGTTGATATCTTTATCCACGATACCTACTTCATTGTGGCTCACTTCCACTACGTGCTTTTTGGCGGGACCGCCATGGCGGTGTTTGGTGCGATTTACTTCTGGTATCCCAAGATGTTTGGTCGCATGATGAACGAGCCGCTGGGCAAGTTGCACTTTTTTCTGACCTTCATTTTCCTGAACGGAACCTTTTTCACGATGCACATTTTGGGAGCCGTTGGCTTTCCACGCCGATTGGCTGATCCCTACCATTACGAGACTTTCCGACATTTAATGTCGATGAATCGCTTCATGACCTGGTGTGCAATTCTGATGGTTCTCAGTCAGGTCGTTTTCGCCTGGAACTTCATCTACAGCATGTTCTTTGGCAAGGCTGTGGGCCGTAATCCGTGGCATGCGAACACGCTCGAATGGATGGCCCCCAGTCCTCCCGGACATGGAAATTTTGACTTTCAGCCGGTCGTTTATCGTGGCCCGTACGAGTATGGCTCACCGGAAACTGACCAGGATTACTATCCGCAAACTCAACCGCCCCCGTCGACGGCCTAG
- the coxB gene encoding cytochrome c oxidase subunit II translates to MGRFWSIVFLLVPILGVAVFVCAIMTDSLYGYWFPEDISDHGYIIDNLFNTIMYLTGLIFVVTGVMLFWFMWKYDATRNTEPVVYTHGSHSLEVVWSILPAAVLLFIAIYQMNAWADAKIIRPTEIAANGEEVVKPPIVQVTGRQFEWRMRYAGKDRVIGTPDDVFTVNELHLPVGEEAVITIKSDDVLHSFFLPNARVKQDLVPGMKQFVWFRPLKTGEFDIVCAELCGWGHYKMKGRLTVQSRSEFDAWLEEAEAAQTVAAFTPSDEDE, encoded by the coding sequence GTGGGACGTTTTTGGAGCATCGTCTTTTTGCTCGTACCGATACTCGGTGTTGCCGTGTTTGTCTGTGCGATCATGACCGACAGTTTGTATGGCTATTGGTTTCCGGAAGATATATCGGATCACGGATATATCATCGATAATCTCTTCAACACGATCATGTACCTTACAGGGCTTATTTTCGTGGTGACGGGGGTCATGTTGTTTTGGTTCATGTGGAAATATGATGCGACGAGGAACACTGAGCCGGTCGTCTACACACATGGTAGCCATTCGCTTGAAGTGGTTTGGTCGATCCTGCCCGCCGCCGTGCTTCTGTTTATCGCGATCTATCAAATGAATGCCTGGGCAGATGCAAAGATCATTCGGCCGACAGAAATTGCGGCAAATGGAGAGGAAGTGGTGAAGCCACCCATTGTTCAGGTCACGGGGCGGCAATTTGAATGGCGAATGAGATATGCGGGGAAGGACCGAGTCATCGGGACGCCAGATGATGTGTTTACCGTGAACGAACTGCATTTGCCGGTTGGTGAAGAAGCGGTTATCACGATCAAGAGTGACGATGTCTTGCACAGCTTTTTCTTGCCGAACGCGCGGGTCAAACAGGATCTCGTGCCCGGAATGAAACAGTTCGTCTGGTTTCGACCGCTGAAGACGGGCGAGTTCGACATTGTTTGTGCCGAGCTTTGCGGCTGGGGGCATTACAAAATGAAGGGTCGATTGACCGTTCAATCACGTTCAGAATTTGACGCTTGGTTAGAAGAGGCTGAAGCCGCTCAAACCGTGGCCGCTTTTACTCCGAGCGATGAGGACGAATAG
- a CDS encoding c-type cytochrome: MTNTMLNHGLQSGARVIVALSVFGVLSIVGCSKPTASFSENLLFLKYQEEQNDGYSDQQQQDIVDAVAALFGTPDEPIFIPVEGRDQLLQMNRVKQAAGPVNSDEYGNGRGLYRQHCVHCHGITGNGRGPTSAFLNPYPRDFTMGKFKFTSTPVGIKPTEADLRKTLMNGIAGTSMPSFALLSEGEVSALIDYVKYLSVRGQVERELMIISPDFVDSEDAEANEQARKEFFSSDLLVSDVLASIVESWNMAESMATPVPERPAKFDRFSPEFDAKELAASVDRGRNLYFSNEAQCVKCHGPAQLGDGQTNDYDDWTKEFFDWKKTEDEMYPKKMETFLALGGLKPRHILPRNLRKGVYRGGRRPVDIFWRIHNGIDGSGMPESNKAALKNDDLWDLVNYVLQLPYEPASRPGVELRTNTKEVR; this comes from the coding sequence ATGACTAACACGATGTTAAATCACGGTTTGCAATCGGGTGCACGAGTGATCGTTGCGCTTTCAGTCTTCGGAGTCTTGTCGATTGTTGGTTGTTCCAAACCAACCGCTTCGTTCTCCGAGAATTTGCTGTTTCTGAAGTATCAGGAGGAGCAAAATGACGGGTACAGTGATCAACAGCAACAAGACATCGTTGATGCGGTTGCTGCTCTGTTTGGGACGCCCGATGAACCGATTTTTATCCCGGTAGAAGGACGCGACCAACTACTGCAGATGAATCGTGTGAAACAAGCGGCGGGGCCCGTCAACAGTGATGAATATGGTAACGGGCGCGGTCTTTATCGCCAGCATTGTGTTCACTGTCATGGGATTACAGGCAACGGCCGCGGTCCCACGTCAGCCTTTCTGAACCCGTATCCGCGCGATTTCACGATGGGAAAGTTTAAGTTCACGAGTACGCCCGTTGGAATCAAGCCGACCGAGGCGGATCTCCGAAAGACGTTGATGAACGGTATTGCCGGGACGTCGATGCCGTCCTTTGCCTTGCTCAGCGAAGGTGAAGTTTCCGCCTTGATCGACTACGTCAAGTATTTGTCCGTACGTGGACAAGTCGAACGGGAGTTGATGATCATCAGTCCGGACTTTGTTGACTCCGAGGATGCTGAGGCGAACGAGCAAGCGCGGAAGGAGTTCTTTAGCTCTGATCTGCTTGTAAGTGACGTTTTAGCGTCGATTGTCGAAAGCTGGAATATGGCGGAGTCCATGGCGACACCTGTTCCGGAGCGACCAGCGAAGTTCGATCGCTTCAGCCCCGAGTTTGACGCCAAAGAGTTGGCGGCCTCGGTTGATCGTGGCCGTAACTTGTACTTTTCCAACGAAGCTCAGTGCGTGAAGTGTCATGGTCCGGCTCAGCTTGGCGATGGGCAAACCAACGACTACGACGATTGGACCAAAGAATTTTTTGATTGGAAGAAAACGGAAGACGAGATGTATCCCAAGAAGATGGAGACATTTCTAGCGCTTGGCGGTTTAAAGCCTCGTCACATCTTGCCGCGTAACCTGCGGAAAGGTGTTTATCGTGGTGGACGACGGCCGGTCGATATTTTCTGGAGGATTCACAATGGGATCGACGGTTCGGGAATGCCTGAATCCAACAAAGCCGCTTTAAAAAATGATGATCTTTGGGATTTGGTGAACTACGTGCTTCAACTTCCTTACGAGCCGGCGAGTCGACCGGGCGTGGAGTTGCGCACGAACACCAAAGAAGTTAGATAA
- a CDS encoding cytochrome b N-terminal domain-containing protein: protein MPSLGEVIRNSQIWKSVFRHPMPVDRRNRIVVMLTNFFLHLHPVSMKKQGIALSYTWCMGGVTFFLFLVETVTGVLLMFYYRPTLEWAYSDILALRDVTSLGILREIHRWGAHAMVIAVWLHMYRVFLTGSYKPPREFNWVIGVVLLLLTLLLSFTGYLLPWDQLAIWAITVGSNMARATPFLGSEGPGAQLLNVGGIDMITMGSDARYGLLGARFVGEETLNRFYILHCIAIPLAAALLLAIHFWRVRKDGGISGPL, encoded by the coding sequence ATGCCTTCACTCGGTGAAGTAATTCGTAATTCTCAGATTTGGAAGAGTGTTTTTCGGCACCCAATGCCGGTCGATCGTCGGAATCGTATCGTTGTGATGCTGACGAACTTCTTTTTGCATTTGCACCCAGTCTCGATGAAAAAGCAGGGTATCGCACTCAGTTACACCTGGTGTATGGGCGGTGTTACCTTTTTCTTGTTTTTGGTTGAAACCGTCACTGGCGTGTTGTTGATGTTCTACTACCGACCCACGCTCGAGTGGGCGTACAGCGATATTCTTGCCCTCCGTGACGTCACCTCGCTAGGGATATTGCGCGAAATCCATCGTTGGGGTGCTCACGCCATGGTGATCGCCGTCTGGCTGCACATGTATCGTGTGTTTTTGACGGGTAGTTACAAACCACCTCGTGAATTTAATTGGGTGATCGGCGTGGTCCTGTTGTTGCTAACGCTTTTGCTGTCATTTACGGGGTATCTTTTGCCCTGGGATCAATTGGCGATCTGGGCGATTACGGTCGGGTCGAACATGGCTCGGGCAACACCTTTCCTTGGGTCTGAGGGACCAGGGGCTCAGTTATTAAATGTCGGGGGGATCGACATGATCACAATGGGTTCCGATGCGCGGTATGGGTTGCTTGGTGCAAGATTTGTAGGAGAAGAAACTTTGAATCGTTTCTATATCCTGCATTGCATCGCGATTCCATTGGCGGCGGCTCTGTTGTTGGCAATTCACTTTTGGCGCGTTCGTAAGGATGGCGGTATCAGCGGGCCGCTGTAA
- a CDS encoding ubiquinol-cytochrome c reductase iron-sulfur subunit, translating to MADNKKMSVEDILKACRQEGGGGAEASDAGAPAEPAAEPAAEPSKPAAKPPAEKSGEMSVADILAAARSDAGEGGGSDAAAEPAAEAEQKPTSKPAGKPGEMSVTDILAAARGEGAAAAKPKPAAKAKAAPKAAKAPAKSSKAAAKPPVGPMDTSSILAAARKTSKPGPMSKAEAAAKGIKPKGKSAVSAPAMPAKPDYARPKVAASSDEGRRGFVKIFIGSFLAVGFTTLTLTNLLWVLGLARFMFPNILIEPPSKFKVGFPMDFAPGTVDAKFKAQFGVWLVNAAYQGEQQIVALKTVCTHLGCTPNWLEAEQKFKCPCHGSGFYKDGVNFEGPAPRPLERYAISLSDDGQLEVDKSKTFQEEMGQWKDGASFVPV from the coding sequence ATGGCAGACAATAAAAAAATGTCCGTTGAGGATATTCTGAAAGCGTGTCGGCAGGAGGGTGGTGGAGGAGCCGAGGCATCTGATGCTGGAGCTCCTGCGGAGCCTGCTGCGGAGCCTGCTGCAGAACCGTCGAAACCCGCTGCAAAGCCGCCGGCTGAGAAGTCGGGAGAGATGAGCGTCGCTGATATTTTGGCTGCGGCGCGAAGTGATGCAGGCGAGGGAGGTGGATCGGATGCGGCAGCCGAGCCGGCTGCTGAGGCTGAGCAAAAGCCGACCTCGAAGCCCGCAGGTAAGCCTGGGGAGATGAGCGTCACTGACATCCTTGCGGCGGCTCGCGGCGAGGGTGCGGCTGCAGCCAAACCGAAGCCAGCAGCGAAAGCGAAGGCTGCACCGAAGGCAGCCAAGGCGCCTGCCAAGTCATCAAAGGCTGCAGCTAAGCCGCCGGTTGGTCCGATGGACACTTCCAGTATTTTGGCCGCTGCTCGAAAAACTTCGAAGCCGGGCCCGATGTCGAAAGCGGAAGCGGCCGCGAAAGGGATCAAGCCCAAGGGAAAGTCGGCCGTATCGGCTCCCGCGATGCCGGCTAAGCCGGATTACGCGAGGCCGAAGGTTGCAGCGAGTTCCGACGAAGGGCGTCGGGGGTTTGTGAAGATCTTTATCGGCTCGTTTTTAGCAGTCGGATTCACGACGCTGACGCTGACAAACTTGCTGTGGGTTCTCGGCTTAGCTCGCTTTATGTTTCCAAATATCCTGATCGAGCCACCGAGTAAGTTTAAGGTCGGTTTTCCGATGGATTTTGCCCCCGGGACCGTTGACGCGAAGTTCAAGGCTCAGTTTGGTGTCTGGCTCGTTAATGCGGCGTATCAGGGGGAACAACAGATCGTTGCTTTGAAAACTGTTTGCACGCACCTTGGTTGCACGCCGAATTGGCTCGAAGCGGAACAGAAATTTAAGTGTCCCTGTCACGGCAGCGGTTTTTACAAAGACGGTGTTAACTTCGAGGGGCCTGCGCCTCGCCCGCTTGAGCGCTATGCGATCAGTTTGTCTGACGACGGGCAGTTGGAAGTTGACAAGAGTAAGACGTTTCAGGAAGAGATGGGTCAGTGGAAAGACGGGGCTTCGTTTGTTCCTGTTTAG
- the purD gene encoding phosphoribosylamine--glycine ligase: MNVLVVGNGGREHALAWKLSQSPRSERVFVAPGNAGTAADAENVDLPAEDIPRLIEFAQKNQIGLTVVGPEAPLAAGMVDAFQAAGLRIFGPAKNAAELEASKVFCKNMLRQADVPTADYQVFREASGAQRFINDRYRDAVDVPVVIKADGLAAGKGVIVCSTRQEALDAINRIGGQREFGAAGDQIVVEERLDGHEASVIAITDGRTILPLSPAQDHKPAYDGDKGPNTGGMGAYCPTDLVDTDMMSMIEEQVLVPTIHTMKRQRRPFQGVLYAGMMITNQGPKVLEYNVRFGDPECQPLLMRLQTDLLDILNAAVDGELDRLEPLKWDPRPAVCVVMASDGYPGPYERGRPIRGIKEADAFPDVKVFHAGTATLNGDVVTDGGRVLGVTAMGNSIAAAKLQAYKAVQCIRWEGAWCRKDISDKARQYDKA, from the coding sequence ATGAATGTTTTGGTTGTGGGAAACGGCGGACGCGAACACGCGCTCGCCTGGAAATTGTCGCAAAGCCCCCGCTCGGAGCGTGTTTTTGTGGCACCCGGCAACGCGGGCACCGCCGCAGACGCCGAGAATGTCGATCTTCCCGCCGAAGACATCCCACGGCTCATCGAATTTGCTCAGAAGAACCAAATTGGCTTGACCGTCGTTGGACCCGAAGCACCTCTCGCCGCGGGAATGGTTGATGCTTTCCAGGCAGCCGGCCTACGAATTTTCGGGCCCGCAAAAAACGCTGCGGAACTCGAGGCAAGTAAAGTTTTCTGCAAAAACATGCTCCGACAAGCTGACGTACCCACCGCAGACTACCAAGTCTTCCGTGAGGCAAGTGGAGCCCAACGCTTCATTAATGATCGTTACCGAGATGCCGTCGACGTCCCGGTTGTGATCAAAGCCGACGGCCTCGCGGCGGGCAAAGGCGTGATTGTCTGCTCGACTCGGCAGGAGGCACTCGATGCGATCAACCGCATCGGCGGACAACGCGAATTCGGTGCAGCAGGCGATCAAATCGTCGTCGAGGAGCGACTGGACGGTCACGAGGCGAGCGTGATCGCCATTACGGACGGGCGCACGATCCTGCCACTCTCGCCGGCCCAAGACCATAAACCCGCCTACGATGGCGACAAAGGCCCGAACACCGGAGGCATGGGCGCTTACTGCCCAACCGACCTGGTCGACACGGACATGATGTCGATGATTGAGGAGCAGGTTTTGGTTCCGACAATTCACACCATGAAGCGACAACGCCGACCCTTCCAAGGCGTGCTCTACGCTGGAATGATGATCACGAATCAGGGTCCCAAGGTACTCGAGTACAACGTGCGATTTGGCGACCCCGAATGCCAACCGCTGCTTATGAGACTCCAGACCGACCTGCTGGACATTCTCAATGCGGCCGTTGACGGCGAGTTGGATCGCCTTGAACCCCTGAAATGGGATCCGCGACCCGCTGTTTGCGTCGTGATGGCAAGCGATGGCTACCCAGGCCCCTACGAACGAGGACGGCCCATCCGCGGAATCAAAGAGGCCGACGCGTTCCCTGACGTCAAAGTGTTTCACGCCGGCACGGCGACACTCAATGGCGACGTCGTGACTGACGGAGGCCGAGTGCTCGGAGTCACAGCCATGGGCAATTCAATCGCCGCCGCCAAACTACAGGCCTACAAAGCAGTCCAATGCATTCGCTGGGAGGGAGCCTGGTGCCGCAAAGACATTTCCGACAAGGCGCGGCAATACGATAAAGCTTAA